The Phycisphaerae bacterium genome includes a region encoding these proteins:
- a CDS encoding metal-dependent hydrolase produces the protein MSATITWQGHASFRLTLPDGRVILIDPWLTENPACPAAERKIARCDMIVLTHGHADHVGDVARLIKGFNPPVVGNYDLCAALQHTIGQAKYSGMNTGGTQDVAGVRVSLTQAFHSSALGTPDGPVYAGMPNGVVVEVPGLARLYHAGDTDVFSDMKLIARLFSPQIAILPIGDFFTMGAAGAAIAADLLQPRAIIPCHYKTFPILAQSADKFREALPDALRSRVHAINAGQSLSWTADGVAAAS, from the coding sequence ATGAGCGCCACGATTACCTGGCAAGGCCACGCGTCATTTCGGCTTACGCTGCCGGACGGCCGCGTAATCCTCATCGACCCATGGCTCACGGAAAATCCCGCCTGTCCCGCCGCGGAACGCAAGATCGCCCGCTGCGACATGATCGTTCTGACCCACGGCCACGCCGACCACGTCGGTGACGTCGCCCGGCTGATCAAGGGGTTCAACCCGCCGGTCGTCGGCAACTACGATCTGTGCGCCGCTCTCCAGCACACGATCGGCCAGGCCAAGTACAGCGGCATGAACACCGGCGGCACGCAGGATGTCGCCGGCGTTCGCGTCAGCCTTACCCAGGCGTTCCATAGCTCGGCGCTCGGAACCCCCGACGGACCGGTCTACGCCGGCATGCCCAACGGCGTCGTCGTTGAAGTGCCCGGCCTCGCCCGGCTCTACCACGCCGGCGATACCGACGTCTTCTCCGACATGAAGCTTATCGCCCGGCTCTTCAGCCCGCAGATTGCCATTCTGCCCATCGGCGATTTCTTCACCATGGGCGCCGCAGGGGCGGCGATCGCGGCCGATCTCCTCCAGCCGCGCGCCATCATCCCCTGCCACTACAAGACGTTTCCGATCCTGGCGCAATCGGCGGACAAGTTCCGCGAAGCACTCCCCGATGCGCTTCGCAGTCGCGTGCACGCCATCAACGCGGGCCAGTCGCTCTCGTGGACGGCCGACGGCGTGGCTGCGGCGAGTTGA
- a CDS encoding Rdx family protein codes for MPRAAGLADEIKKKYGAQPKLIEGAGGVFDVHVNGTQVWSKHDIGRFPENHEVLERIDKLAGKQ; via the coding sequence CTGCCCAGAGCCGCCGGTCTGGCGGATGAAATCAAGAAGAAATACGGCGCCCAGCCCAAGCTTATCGAGGGCGCAGGCGGCGTCTTCGACGTGCACGTCAACGGCACGCAGGTCTGGAGCAAACACGATATCGGCCGGTTCCCCGAGAACCACGAAGTGCTCGAGCGTATTGACAAGCTCGCCGGCAAGCAGTAA
- the rho gene encoding transcription termination factor Rho gives MAKATPSKVRSPRRRPENTPNSDEAPRGNSAMSEPETFPPREADTPPIDPETHAKYEEIKRGETHLTELQRMSVAELHEVAKAEGMEDYTGLKKQDIIFQILKNRISRNGMMYGEGVLEILPDGFGFLRSPEYNYLPSPDDIYVSPSQIRRFGLRNGHVVAGQIRPPKESERYFALLRVEAINYEDPNVVTEKTNFEDLTVLHPDKRLLLETGHDEINMRIVDLVTPIGKGQRMLIVAPPRTGKTVLIQKMANAIAKNQPECFIIILLIDERPEEVTEMQRHTTAEVVSSTFDEPASRHVQVAEMVIEKAKRLVEYGRDVVILLDSITRLARAYNTEIPHSGKILSGGIDANALQKPKRFFGAARNMEEGGSLTIIGTALVDTGSKMDEVIFEEFKGTGNAELHLDRRLVERRVWPAIAVSASGTRKEELLLDPKELELVYKLRRVLSDMNVVEAIEMLRVQLNKSRTNAEFLMTMNIN, from the coding sequence ATGGCGAAAGCCACGCCCAGCAAAGTGCGGTCGCCCCGCAGAAGGCCGGAGAACACACCCAACAGTGACGAGGCGCCGCGCGGCAACAGTGCCATGTCGGAACCCGAAACCTTCCCGCCCAGGGAAGCCGACACGCCCCCCATCGACCCTGAAACCCACGCCAAGTACGAGGAAATCAAGCGCGGCGAGACCCACCTCACCGAGCTCCAGCGCATGAGCGTCGCCGAGCTCCACGAGGTGGCCAAGGCCGAGGGCATGGAGGATTACACCGGCCTCAAGAAGCAGGACATCATCTTCCAGATCCTCAAGAACCGCATCAGCCGCAACGGCATGATGTACGGCGAGGGCGTTCTGGAGATTCTCCCCGACGGCTTCGGCTTCCTCCGCAGCCCGGAATACAACTACCTGCCTTCGCCGGATGACATCTACGTCAGCCCCTCGCAGATTCGCCGCTTCGGCCTGCGCAACGGGCACGTCGTCGCCGGGCAGATCCGGCCGCCCAAGGAGTCCGAGCGCTACTTCGCGCTCCTCCGCGTCGAGGCCATCAACTACGAAGACCCCAACGTGGTCACCGAGAAGACCAACTTCGAGGACCTCACCGTCCTCCACCCCGACAAGCGTCTTCTCCTCGAGACCGGCCACGACGAAATCAACATGCGCATCGTCGATCTCGTCACGCCCATCGGCAAGGGACAGCGCATGCTCATCGTCGCGCCCCCGCGAACGGGTAAGACCGTCCTCATTCAGAAGATGGCCAACGCCATCGCCAAGAATCAACCGGAGTGCTTCATCATCATCCTGCTGATCGACGAGCGCCCCGAGGAAGTCACCGAAATGCAGCGGCACACCACGGCCGAGGTCGTCAGCTCAACCTTCGACGAGCCCGCCTCGCGCCACGTGCAAGTCGCCGAAATGGTCATCGAGAAGGCCAAGCGTCTCGTCGAGTACGGACGCGACGTGGTCATCCTGCTCGACTCCATCACCCGACTCGCCCGGGCCTACAACACCGAGATCCCCCACTCCGGCAAGATCCTTTCCGGTGGTATCGACGCCAACGCCCTCCAGAAGCCCAAGCGCTTCTTCGGCGCCGCTCGAAACATGGAGGAAGGCGGTTCGCTCACCATCATCGGCACCGCCCTCGTCGACACCGGTTCCAAGATGGACGAGGTCATCTTCGAGGAATTCAAGGGCACCGGTAACGCCGAGCTCCACCTCGACCGCCGTTTGGTCGAGCGCCGCGTCTGGCCGGCCATTGCCGTCTCCGCCTCCGGAACGCGCAAGGAAGAACTCCTCCTCGACCCCAAGGAGCTCGAGCTTGTCTACAAGCTCCGCCGGGTTCTTTCGGACATGAACGTGGTCGAGGCCATCGAGATGCTCCGCGTCCAGCTCAACAAGTCGCGGACCAACGCCGAGTTCCTCATGACCATGAACATCAACTGA
- the mqnC gene encoding dehypoxanthine futalosine cyclase, which translates to MTTISTTPAATRLSEAEALEMYRELSIHELGRRAHEVTLRMHPEPYRTYVVDRNINYANYCTARCIFCNFKADPPGMNTGRKDLPDGYVLSFEEIGAKIEELIAIGGTQVLMQGGLVPAEMLPFSWYEDLLRFIKREYPGIHIHAFSPPEIHAFHEIFEMPVRDVLLRLQEAGLDTIPGGGAEILVDRVRDRIAQGKTTTDQYLNVMREAHRIGMNTSITMMFGHIETVPERIEHLRRIRDLQDETGGFTAFICWTFQPGDTPLGRVAPLPLDGPREPDGKRLCLADAHAYLRMTATARLFLDNIPNIQASWVTQGVKIGQLALYFGANDMGSVMMEENVVSAAGTTFRMTEAQIRSAIEQAGWLPRRRNCYYDVIEPI; encoded by the coding sequence ATGACCACGATCTCCACGACGCCTGCCGCGACGCGCCTCAGCGAGGCCGAAGCCCTCGAGATGTACCGCGAGCTGTCCATTCACGAGCTCGGCCGGCGCGCCCACGAAGTCACGCTGCGCATGCATCCCGAGCCGTATCGCACGTACGTGGTCGATCGCAACATCAACTACGCCAACTACTGCACCGCCCGTTGCATCTTCTGCAACTTCAAGGCCGACCCGCCGGGCATGAACACCGGCCGCAAGGACCTGCCGGACGGCTACGTCCTCAGCTTCGAGGAAATCGGCGCCAAGATCGAAGAGCTCATCGCCATCGGCGGCACGCAGGTGCTCATGCAGGGCGGCCTGGTTCCCGCGGAGATGTTGCCGTTTTCCTGGTACGAAGACCTGCTCCGCTTCATCAAGCGCGAGTATCCCGGCATCCATATTCACGCCTTCAGTCCGCCGGAGATACACGCGTTTCACGAGATCTTCGAAATGCCCGTGCGCGACGTGCTGCTGCGACTTCAGGAAGCCGGCCTGGATACGATTCCCGGCGGGGGGGCAGAGATACTTGTCGACCGCGTCCGCGACCGCATCGCCCAAGGCAAGACGACGACGGATCAGTACCTGAACGTCATGCGCGAGGCCCACCGCATCGGCATGAATACCAGCATCACCATGATGTTCGGACACATTGAAACCGTGCCCGAACGAATCGAACACCTCCGTCGCATCCGCGATCTTCAGGACGAAACCGGCGGATTCACCGCGTTCATTTGCTGGACTTTCCAACCCGGCGACACCCCGCTCGGCCGGGTCGCACCGCTGCCGCTCGACGGCCCCCGGGAGCCCGACGGCAAGCGTCTTTGCCTGGCCGATGCCCATGCCTATCTGCGGATGACGGCCACCGCGCGGCTTTTCCTCGACAATATCCCCAACATCCAGGCAAGCTGGGTAACACAGGGCGTCAAGATCGGACAGCTCGCGCTCTATTTCGGGGCAAATGACATGGGTTCAGTCATGATGGAAGAAAACGTGGTGTCCGCCGCCGGAACGACCTTCCGCATGACGGAAGCCCAGATTCGCAGCGCCATCGAGCAAGCCGGCTGGCTGCCGCGCCGCCGCAACTGCTATTACGACGTGATCGAGCCGATCTGA
- the xseB gene encoding exodeoxyribonuclease VII small subunit, whose amino-acid sequence MAKKKLSFEEALKALEGIAEQIEHGQIGLEESIARYEEGMGLIRQCRDILARAELQIQQLQEKADGTLEAGRSHAATELRSDEGEEERQ is encoded by the coding sequence ATGGCCAAGAAGAAACTGAGCTTCGAGGAGGCGTTGAAGGCGCTGGAGGGCATCGCGGAACAGATCGAGCACGGGCAGATCGGGCTGGAGGAATCGATCGCCCGCTACGAGGAGGGCATGGGCCTGATCCGCCAGTGCCGGGACATCCTCGCCCGCGCGGAGTTGCAGATCCAGCAGCTCCAGGAGAAGGCGGATGGGACGCTGGAGGCGGGAAGAAGCCACGCAGCCACGGAGCTGCGGAGCGACGAAGGGGAAGAAGAGAGGCAATAG
- a CDS encoding menaquinone biosynthesis protein — translation MITHMKSNCRRLGVVSYLNAKPLIAGLDHDPAFDLRFEVPSKLPALLESAEVECALVPVIDILSAGSRWKIVSDACIGCDGETFTVRVFSRVPAEKVRILHVDGDSHTSVALARTIWRESYGYDPEIVPLESAAGDASRDAILLIGDKVVTSRPVGYDLEIDLGSAWKSLTSLPFVFAAWAVDRDADVGDLAARLGEARDRGVRSAAMIAADFGPGMGWPVTLATRYLTQRLKFTLGPRQREGMARFRELLARHGRLNHEEELIFA, via the coding sequence ATGATCACGCACATGAAGAGCAATTGCCGGCGGCTGGGCGTCGTGTCGTACCTCAACGCCAAGCCCCTCATCGCCGGGCTGGATCACGACCCGGCCTTCGATCTCCGCTTCGAGGTCCCCTCGAAGCTGCCCGCCCTGCTGGAATCGGCCGAGGTGGAATGCGCCCTCGTTCCCGTCATCGACATCCTGAGCGCTGGCAGCCGCTGGAAGATCGTCTCCGACGCCTGCATCGGCTGCGACGGCGAGACGTTCACCGTCCGCGTTTTTTCCCGCGTACCCGCGGAAAAGGTCCGCATCCTTCACGTCGACGGCGACTCCCATACCTCTGTGGCCCTGGCCCGCACGATCTGGCGGGAGTCCTACGGGTACGATCCGGAGATCGTCCCCCTGGAATCCGCCGCCGGCGACGCCTCCCGCGACGCGATCCTGCTCATCGGTGACAAGGTGGTGACATCGCGCCCCGTGGGCTACGACCTGGAAATCGACCTCGGCTCGGCCTGGAAGTCCCTGACCTCCCTGCCCTTCGTTTTCGCCGCCTGGGCGGTCGATCGCGACGCCGACGTGGGCGACCTTGCCGCGCGACTCGGCGAGGCCCGCGACCGCGGCGTGCGCTCCGCGGCCATGATCGCCGCCGACTTCGGCCCGGGCATGGGCTGGCCCGTTACCCTCGCCACCCGGTACCTCACGCAGCGACTGAAGTTCACCCTGGGCCCGAGGCAACGCGAAGGCATGGCCCGCTTCCGCGAACTGCTCGCCCGCCACGGCCGACTCAACCACGAAGAGGAGTTGATCTTCGCATGA
- a CDS encoding VOC family protein yields the protein MAQKVNPVPQGFHTLTPHIIVRGAGQAIDFYKKAFGAEEIMRMPGPDGQSVMHAELKIGDSHLMVCDEWPGSDHCVSPAKLKGTAVKLHLYVEDTDAFMQRAEKAGATVTMPAMDAFWGDRYGGLRDPFGHEWGVATHIKDMTPEECTKAGQEWMAQMGGECK from the coding sequence ATGGCGCAGAAGGTCAATCCGGTACCGCAGGGGTTTCACACGTTGACGCCGCACATCATCGTTCGAGGTGCAGGGCAAGCGATCGACTTCTACAAGAAGGCGTTCGGGGCAGAGGAGATCATGCGCATGCCGGGTCCGGACGGGCAGTCGGTCATGCACGCGGAACTGAAGATCGGCGATTCGCATTTGATGGTCTGCGACGAGTGGCCGGGGTCGGATCACTGCGTCTCGCCCGCAAAGCTCAAGGGCACGGCGGTGAAGCTGCACCTGTACGTAGAGGACACGGACGCGTTCATGCAGCGGGCGGAGAAGGCCGGGGCGACCGTCACAATGCCGGCGATGGACGCCTTCTGGGGCGACCGCTACGGCGGCTTGCGCGATCCGTTCGGGCACGAGTGGGGCGTGGCGACGCACATCAAGGACATGACGCCGGAAGAGTGCACCAAGGCCGGGCAGGAATGGATGGCCCAGATGGGCGGAGAGTGCAAGTAG
- a CDS encoding carbon starvation protein A → MTPLLATLGCFALYVVGYQVYARFLGERIFRLNNANLTPAHTMTDGVDYVPTNRFVLFGHHYASIAGLGPLLGPAVAVIWGWLPAMLWVVLGSILVGCVHDLSALVLSMRARGVSIGKLTEGIVGHRAKGLFLALIFFGIALAMGVFVYVLAVFFQAGPDFNPNDLAAAKTSYPSAVVPSAALILMALVMGHLLYIRKFPLGPVTAVGFVLMLIAVWVGTRYPTMGVDAKLWPKQGTWTWILLAYGFVASVLPVWSLLQARDFLNSLLLYLGLLATYAGFFLLSPKFAAPAINAHPEGAPPMYPFVFIVIACGAASGFHALVSSGTTSKQINRESDARFIAYGGMVGESILGLLAVLACTAGFESAPAWTAAYRDWGAIESGMANKLGAFVRGCSRFIETLGVDRGLAAGFVAVVVVSFALTTLDSATRLLRYNISEIGSALRIRVMQNRYVATALACVAIGFFAFYRVADPETGGTKAAGLVLWQLFGTTNQLLAGLALLVASVYLYQRRRNALFTGLPAVFMLISTLLALVEKLGAFYQRQQWLLLVVGAGLLVLAAGVVIESILAIRRGEHFTEDEVVLSAGG, encoded by the coding sequence ATGACACCGCTGCTGGCGACGCTGGGTTGTTTCGCGTTGTACGTCGTGGGGTACCAGGTGTACGCCCGGTTCCTCGGCGAGCGGATATTCCGCCTGAACAACGCCAATCTCACGCCGGCCCACACCATGACCGACGGCGTGGACTACGTGCCCACGAACCGCTTCGTGCTGTTCGGGCACCATTACGCGTCGATCGCGGGGCTGGGGCCGCTGCTGGGACCCGCGGTGGCGGTGATCTGGGGATGGCTGCCGGCCATGCTCTGGGTGGTGCTGGGTTCGATCCTCGTGGGGTGCGTGCACGATCTGAGTGCCCTGGTGCTGTCCATGCGGGCGCGGGGCGTGTCCATCGGCAAGCTCACCGAGGGCATCGTGGGGCATCGGGCGAAGGGGCTGTTCCTGGCGCTGATCTTCTTCGGCATCGCCCTGGCGATGGGCGTGTTCGTCTACGTTCTGGCGGTGTTCTTCCAGGCCGGTCCGGACTTCAACCCCAATGATCTCGCGGCGGCGAAGACGTCGTACCCGTCGGCCGTGGTGCCCTCGGCGGCGCTGATTCTGATGGCCCTGGTGATGGGACACTTGTTGTACATCCGCAAGTTCCCGCTTGGGCCGGTCACAGCCGTGGGGTTCGTGCTGATGCTGATCGCGGTGTGGGTAGGGACGCGGTATCCCACGATGGGCGTCGATGCGAAACTCTGGCCGAAGCAGGGGACGTGGACGTGGATTCTCCTGGCATATGGATTCGTTGCCTCGGTGTTGCCGGTGTGGAGCCTGCTCCAGGCGCGGGACTTCCTGAATTCGCTGTTGCTCTACCTGGGACTTCTGGCGACGTACGCGGGGTTCTTCCTGCTGAGCCCGAAGTTCGCGGCGCCGGCGATCAACGCCCATCCCGAAGGCGCCCCGCCGATGTATCCGTTCGTCTTCATTGTCATCGCCTGCGGCGCGGCCAGCGGGTTTCACGCCCTCGTCTCATCGGGGACGACGTCCAAGCAGATCAATCGGGAGTCGGACGCGCGCTTTATCGCCTACGGCGGGATGGTGGGGGAGTCGATCCTGGGTCTGTTGGCGGTGCTGGCGTGCACGGCCGGGTTTGAGTCGGCGCCGGCGTGGACCGCGGCATACCGTGACTGGGGAGCGATCGAGAGCGGCATGGCCAACAAGCTCGGCGCGTTCGTTCGCGGGTGCAGCCGATTCATCGAAACGCTCGGGGTGGATCGCGGACTGGCGGCCGGGTTTGTTGCCGTGGTCGTCGTTTCATTCGCGCTGACCACGCTGGACTCGGCCACGCGACTGCTGCGCTACAACATCTCCGAGATCGGCTCGGCGCTTCGGATTCGGGTGATGCAGAATCGCTACGTGGCAACGGCGTTGGCCTGCGTGGCGATCGGGTTCTTTGCCTTTTACCGCGTGGCGGACCCGGAAACGGGCGGGACCAAGGCGGCGGGGCTGGTGCTGTGGCAACTCTTCGGAACGACCAACCAACTGCTGGCCGGACTGGCGCTGCTGGTTGCGTCGGTCTATCTGTACCAGCGTCGGCGGAACGCACTGTTCACCGGACTGCCCGCGGTGTTCATGCTGATCAGTACCTTGCTGGCATTGGTCGAGAAACTTGGGGCGTTCTATCAGCGTCAGCAATGGCTGCTGCTCGTCGTGGGGGCGGGCCTGCTGGTGCTGGCCGCAGGCGTGGTGATCGAGAGCATTCTGGCGATTCGGCGCGGCGAGCATTTTACCGAGGATGAGGTCGTACTCAGCGCCGGGGGGTGA
- the xseA gene encoding exodeoxyribonuclease VII large subunit, with the protein MPERSKLAAMAKREPFDPFRVPGPGEGRSPRRRKAGSTQPDKGGASSGQGPALVTVTQLTGMIRQAIEQALPPTMHIVGEISNFKRHGSGHLYFTLKDPWSELSCVMWRSSAASMKFEPRDGMEVIATGGVEVFQKAGRYQLYARKLEPRGVGTLELAFRQLVEKLSKEGLFDEQHKRPLPRYPRRIALVTSPTGAAVADMLRTIARRYPCVNVLLFPVRVQGEGAAGQIAAAIRKLNREAERLGGIDVMIVGRGGGSLEDLWAFNEEIVARAIFASTIPIISAVGHEVDVTIADLVADVRAATPTAAAEIAVPVLADVLADLAALEARMRRCVSGKVSLGRARLAGVTGRACFRDPLGNVRRREQFLAQIEQRLTFVMQRGVHRLRRRIEGLVSLVRQITPHGYLMRGALRLRDGEHRLREGMMRRIRGAERRGTVAAARLERSSPARALAVARERFEAASAALCEGVRHRLAMAREVVEKQDELLAALSHRSVLSRGFSITRIKRGRAVVRSAGQVKDGDRVETEVSEGTFESTVVNRQQKELFE; encoded by the coding sequence TTGCCGGAACGAAGTAAGCTCGCCGCCATGGCCAAGCGTGAGCCTTTCGATCCGTTTCGCGTGCCCGGTCCCGGCGAGGGGAGATCGCCCCGGCGGCGCAAGGCAGGCAGCACGCAGCCGGACAAGGGCGGGGCCTCGTCGGGCCAAGGTCCGGCGCTCGTAACGGTTACGCAACTTACGGGCATGATCCGGCAGGCGATCGAACAGGCCCTGCCGCCGACGATGCACATCGTGGGGGAAATCAGCAACTTCAAGCGGCATGGCAGCGGGCATCTTTACTTCACGCTCAAGGATCCGTGGAGCGAGCTGTCCTGCGTGATGTGGCGGAGCAGTGCCGCGTCGATGAAGTTCGAACCGCGCGACGGCATGGAGGTGATCGCCACGGGCGGCGTCGAAGTCTTCCAAAAGGCGGGGCGATACCAGCTCTACGCGCGCAAGCTTGAGCCGCGCGGCGTGGGGACGTTGGAACTGGCTTTCCGCCAGCTTGTCGAAAAGCTCTCCAAGGAAGGCCTGTTCGACGAGCAACACAAGCGACCCTTGCCACGCTATCCGCGGCGCATCGCCCTGGTGACAAGTCCCACGGGGGCGGCGGTCGCGGACATGCTGCGGACCATCGCCCGGCGGTATCCGTGCGTGAACGTGCTGCTTTTCCCGGTTCGCGTTCAAGGCGAAGGCGCGGCCGGGCAGATCGCGGCGGCGATCCGCAAGTTGAATCGCGAGGCGGAGCGGCTGGGCGGGATCGACGTGATGATCGTTGGTCGGGGGGGCGGATCACTGGAGGATTTGTGGGCGTTCAATGAGGAGATCGTCGCGCGGGCGATTTTCGCGAGCACGATCCCGATTATCAGCGCCGTGGGGCACGAGGTGGACGTGACCATTGCGGACCTCGTGGCCGACGTTCGCGCGGCGACGCCGACGGCCGCGGCGGAGATCGCTGTTCCCGTTCTCGCGGACGTGCTCGCCGATCTGGCGGCGCTGGAAGCGAGGATGCGCCGTTGCGTTTCAGGGAAGGTCTCCCTGGGGCGGGCACGGTTGGCGGGTGTGACCGGCCGGGCGTGCTTTCGCGATCCGCTGGGCAACGTGCGGCGGCGCGAGCAATTCCTCGCACAGATCGAGCAGCGGCTGACGTTCGTGATGCAGCGCGGCGTGCATCGGCTCCGGCGGCGAATCGAGGGGCTCGTTTCGCTGGTGCGGCAGATCACGCCGCACGGCTACCTGATGCGCGGTGCCCTGCGATTGCGTGACGGGGAGCATCGCCTGCGCGAAGGCATGATGCGGCGGATTCGCGGGGCGGAGCGGCGGGGAACGGTCGCGGCGGCAAGGCTGGAGCGGAGCTCGCCGGCGCGGGCGCTGGCCGTGGCACGGGAGCGCTTCGAGGCGGCGTCGGCCGCACTGTGCGAGGGCGTGCGGCATCGACTTGCGATGGCGCGGGAAGTGGTGGAAAAACAGGACGAGTTGCTGGCGGCGCTGAGTCATCGCAGTGTGCTGTCGCGGGGATTTTCGATCACGCGGATCAAGCGCGGGCGGGCGGTGGTGCGCTCGGCCGGGCAGGTGAAGGACGGCGACCGCGTCGAGACGGAAGTGAGCGAGGGGACGTTTGAGTCGACGGTGGTCAACCGTCAGCAGAAGGAGCTCTTCGAATAA
- a CDS encoding HD domain-containing protein, producing the protein MKPLDAIWNRARADLVYRTATGDEDVFLWEHSSRVARVALRISQLTIVQKQGPDLDAVAAAGLYHDAGWITRLQENEITPAEILSRPTNMAHKEQGAQMLIAACQDHLSNDTIKRAAEGIRGMFDRNADRIEAQILTEAETLEEFSIAALWPVIRRGALEGKGVQAVIDNWERRKEYQFWSARLKDGFRFASVRALAKKRLAQLEHLMEDLKEQHTGEDTATLVTPPTGERSHSSG; encoded by the coding sequence ATGAAGCCTCTAGATGCGATCTGGAATCGCGCCCGCGCCGACCTGGTTTATCGAACGGCTACCGGTGACGAGGATGTGTTCCTCTGGGAACACAGCTCGCGCGTGGCCAGGGTCGCGCTGCGCATCAGCCAGCTCACCATTGTCCAGAAGCAGGGCCCCGATCTGGACGCCGTCGCCGCGGCCGGGCTGTACCACGACGCCGGCTGGATCACCCGCCTTCAGGAAAACGAAATCACCCCCGCCGAAATCCTTTCCCGCCCCACCAACATGGCCCACAAGGAGCAAGGCGCACAGATGCTCATCGCCGCGTGCCAGGATCACCTGAGCAACGACACCATCAAGCGGGCCGCGGAGGGCATTCGCGGCATGTTCGACCGCAACGCGGATCGCATCGAGGCGCAGATCCTGACCGAGGCGGAGACGCTCGAAGAGTTCAGCATCGCCGCATTGTGGCCTGTCATCCGCCGCGGCGCGCTGGAAGGCAAAGGGGTTCAGGCGGTGATCGACAACTGGGAACGCCGCAAGGAATATCAGTTCTGGAGTGCCCGGCTCAAGGACGGCTTCCGCTTTGCCTCGGTTCGCGCCCTGGCCAAGAAGCGCCTCGCCCAGCTCGAGCATCTCATGGAAGACCTCAAGGAGCAGCACACCGGCGAGGACACCGCCACTCTCGTAACACCGCCCACCGGCGAACGAAGCCATTCATCCGGTTGA
- a CDS encoding dephospho-CoA kinase, translating into MSMSGSEHPPRLRSSHPKPVIGLTGSIGSGKSTVADILRDLGAAVIDSDRLIHDELRTRDVIATLHDWWGPDVVLADGGIDRKAVAEIVFHDDQELDRLQDLLYPRIERRRSEMMPGLFADASLRAVVLEVPKLFEIGLDRECDAVVLVDADRDVRIRRLAQSRGWSEDELSRRENRLIPLDRKRSLADYIVENHSTLDALRRKVESVFSSILTEFTTTQ; encoded by the coding sequence GTGAGCATGTCCGGTTCGGAGCATCCGCCGCGGCTTCGCAGCTCGCACCCCAAGCCGGTCATCGGTTTGACGGGAAGCATCGGATCGGGAAAATCCACCGTCGCCGACATCCTCCGCGATCTCGGCGCCGCCGTGATTGACTCGGATCGTCTGATTCACGACGAACTGCGCACCCGCGATGTGATTGCGACGCTCCACGACTGGTGGGGGCCGGACGTGGTCCTTGCGGACGGCGGCATCGACCGCAAGGCCGTCGCGGAAATCGTCTTTCACGACGACCAGGAGCTGGACCGACTCCAGGACCTGCTTTACCCCCGGATCGAGCGGCGCCGCAGCGAAATGATGCCCGGGCTGTTTGCCGACGCGTCCCTTCGCGCCGTGGTCCTCGAAGTGCCCAAGCTCTTCGAGATTGGCCTGGATCGCGAGTGCGACGCGGTGGTCCTGGTTGATGCCGATCGGGACGTACGGATCAGGCGGCTGGCGCAATCCCGCGGCTGGTCCGAGGACGAGTTGTCGCGCCGGGAAAACCGGCTGATTCCACTGGACAGGAAGCGATCGCTTGCCGATTATATTGTGGAGAACCATTCCACGCTGGACGCACTGCGTCGCAAGGTCGAGAGCGTTTTTTCTTCGATCCTGACCGAATTCACTACTACGCAATGA
- a CDS encoding TetR/AcrR family transcriptional regulator, protein MPPTTREKLVSAAMQLFYARGYEVTSLKDVTHKAGAAVGSHYYYFKSKEDLLVAVLEAYRDLLWPVVMKPVFDHTADPIERIFGIMQGYRRMLTGSAFRSGCPIGNLALEIGEKSDQARKLIAENFASWRKVVQKCLEDAGDRLPADLDREQTAMFILTVMEGGIMQSRSERRIEPFDAGVSALRDYMRRMEEEATKRRSHEATEGKERGSRQ, encoded by the coding sequence ATGCCGCCGACCACGCGGGAGAAGCTGGTCTCCGCGGCGATGCAGCTTTTTTACGCGCGGGGCTACGAGGTGACGTCGCTGAAGGACGTGACGCACAAGGCCGGGGCTGCCGTAGGGAGTCACTACTACTACTTCAAGAGCAAGGAGGATCTGCTCGTCGCGGTGCTGGAGGCGTATCGCGATCTGCTCTGGCCGGTGGTGATGAAGCCGGTCTTCGATCACACGGCCGATCCCATCGAGCGGATCTTCGGCATCATGCAAGGGTATCGGCGGATGCTGACGGGTAGTGCGTTTCGCAGCGGGTGTCCGATCGGGAATCTGGCGCTGGAGATCGGCGAAAAGAGTGATCAGGCCCGCAAGCTCATTGCGGAGAACTTCGCCAGCTGGCGGAAGGTGGTGCAGAAATGCCTGGAGGACGCCGGCGATCGGCTTCCCGCGGACCTGGATCGCGAGCAGACGGCCATGTTCATCCTCACGGTGATGGAGGGGGGAATCATGCAGAGCCGGAGCGAGCGGCGGATCGAGCCGTTTGATGCGGGCGTATCGGCGCTGCGGGACTACATGAGAAGGATGGAAGAAGAAGCCACGAAGCGACGGAGCCACGAAGCCACGGAGGGGAAGGAGAGAGGCAGTAGGCAATAG